The following proteins are co-located in the Sporosarcina pasteurii genome:
- the trmL gene encoding tRNA (uridine(34)/cytosine(34)/5-carboxymethylaminomethyluridine(34)-2'-O)-methyltransferase TrmL, with protein MAIHVALFEPQIPANTGNIARTCAGTGVKLHLIKPLGFSTEDKMLKRAGLDYWQHVDVTYHDGIRQFIDAYPEGKFYFITKFGQKSYASFDYSNSEEDIFFVFGKETKGLPDEILAEYEENCLRVPMNDNIRALNLSNTAAVLVYEALRQQSFNGLK; from the coding sequence ATGGCAATACATGTGGCGTTATTTGAACCGCAAATTCCTGCGAATACGGGAAATATCGCGAGAACCTGTGCAGGTACAGGTGTAAAATTACATTTAATTAAACCATTAGGATTTTCAACAGAAGATAAAATGTTAAAAAGGGCAGGGCTTGATTATTGGCAGCATGTGGATGTCACATATCATGATGGAATTCGTCAGTTTATCGATGCTTATCCTGAAGGTAAGTTTTATTTTATCACGAAATTTGGACAGAAATCTTATGCGTCCTTTGATTATTCAAATTCAGAGGAGGATATTTTCTTTGTATTTGGGAAGGAAACAAAGGGATTGCCTGATGAAATTCTTGCTGAATATGAAGAGAACTGTTTACGGGTTCCGATGAATGACAATATACGTGCGTTAAACTTATCAAATACCGCCGCGGTGTTAGTATATGAAGCACTTCGACAGCAATCCTTTAATGGTTTGAAGTAA
- a CDS encoding PH domain-containing protein: MIFITFRSKVDTFFIMFMLIVTLIIGVVALVPLFLDNAELATVLILISTFLFTVGLILWSTFNVKYIFYEDFLFLQGGPFRSRIPYDQITKITPTSDILTGYRILTSKDAIEIFYTPSLLGSVKISPEDQMGFIAELKKRCPNVYKKGFQ; the protein is encoded by the coding sequence GTGATATTCATAACTTTCCGTTCAAAAGTCGATACTTTTTTTATTATGTTCATGTTAATTGTCACACTGATCATTGGCGTGGTTGCATTAGTGCCTCTATTTTTAGATAATGCCGAATTAGCAACAGTTCTTATATTAATTTCAACGTTTCTATTTACAGTAGGTTTAATTCTTTGGAGTACGTTCAATGTTAAATATATTTTTTACGAAGATTTTTTATTCTTGCAAGGTGGACCGTTTAGAAGTCGGATTCCGTATGATCAAATCACAAAAATCACCCCGACTTCAGATATATTGACAGGGTACAGAATTCTAACGTCAAAAGATGCGATTGAAATCTTTTATACGCCTAGCTTACTAGGAAGCGTGAAAATTTCACCTGAAGATCAGATGGGTTTTATTGCTGAATTAAAAAAGCGATGTCCAAATGTATACAAAAAGGGCTTCCAATGA
- a CDS encoding NCS2 family permease, with amino-acid sequence MFQLKQLKTNPKTEILAGMTTFLTMAYIIIVNPIILADAGVPFDQVFLATIIAAAVGTLWMALFANYPIAIAPGMGLNAYFTSVVIASDGQLDYMTAFSAVFIAGIIFTILSLTPFREKLIASIPQNLKHGITAGIGLFIAFIGLKLSGLVANHETNLVQLGDLTSPTVLLALFGLIITVILMTLNVYGSIFIGMIVTGIVAVFTGQLSFTEGLWKLPTLPEGIIVWNPITAVSDVISHGLYGVVFAFLIVTMFDTTGTMIGVAKQAGLLKKDGSMPKARHALLADSVAATIGSMFGTSPTSAYIESSSGVAVGGRSGLTTLTVAILFMIAAFFGPLVSALSGVSAITAPALIIVGSLMISVVKEIEWESFDEAFPAFLIILTMPLTSSIATGIALGFITYPILKVVKGKWRQVPILLYVFAILFAYQLLFLAH; translated from the coding sequence TTGTTTCAATTAAAACAGTTAAAAACAAATCCTAAAACTGAGATATTGGCCGGTATGACAACATTTCTAACGATGGCGTACATCATTATTGTCAACCCGATTATTTTAGCCGATGCCGGTGTTCCATTCGATCAAGTATTCCTTGCAACAATTATTGCTGCAGCTGTAGGTACACTTTGGATGGCGCTCTTTGCAAACTACCCAATTGCCATCGCACCAGGCATGGGGTTAAATGCGTACTTTACTTCCGTCGTCATTGCATCCGATGGACAACTAGATTATATGACTGCATTTTCGGCAGTATTTATAGCAGGAATAATATTTACAATCTTATCGCTAACACCTTTCAGGGAAAAGCTTATTGCATCCATACCACAAAATTTAAAACATGGAATTACTGCGGGAATTGGATTATTTATTGCCTTTATTGGATTAAAACTTTCAGGACTTGTTGCAAATCATGAAACAAATCTCGTTCAACTCGGCGATTTAACCTCCCCGACAGTTCTTCTTGCATTATTTGGTCTAATCATCACGGTGATTTTGATGACATTAAATGTTTACGGATCAATTTTTATCGGAATGATTGTAACTGGTATCGTTGCCGTTTTTACGGGCCAATTATCATTCACAGAGGGTTTATGGAAACTGCCTACATTACCTGAAGGGATTATTGTTTGGAATCCGATTACAGCGGTCTCAGACGTCATTTCACACGGTTTATACGGTGTTGTCTTCGCCTTTCTCATTGTGACAATGTTTGATACAACAGGCACAATGATTGGTGTCGCAAAACAAGCTGGTTTATTAAAAAAAGACGGCTCTATGCCTAAAGCACGTCATGCATTACTGGCCGACTCTGTAGCCGCTACAATCGGTTCAATGTTCGGGACGAGCCCAACTTCAGCTTATATCGAATCATCGTCTGGTGTCGCTGTAGGAGGACGTTCAGGACTTACTACATTAACAGTAGCGATACTCTTTATGATTGCAGCCTTTTTTGGGCCTCTCGTAAGTGCATTATCCGGCGTTTCTGCAATTACAGCGCCAGCACTAATCATCGTAGGAAGCTTAATGATTAGTGTTGTGAAAGAAATAGAGTGGGAATCCTTCGACGAAGCCTTCCCTGCATTTCTAATTATTTTAACGATGCCGCTCACTTCTAGTATTGCAACTGGAATTGCGCTTGGATTTATCACGTATCCAATTTTGAAAGTCGTAAAAGGAAAATGGAGACAAGTGCCAATTCTTCTTTACGTTTTTGCAATCTTATTCGCGTATCAACTGTTATTTTTAGCGCATTAA
- the queG gene encoding tRNA epoxyqueuosine(34) reductase QueG, with translation MNILELQEEVKKYAATIGIDKIGFTTAAPFHELRNRLVRQQELGFQSGFEEKDINKRTEPALLLDRPESIIAIAIAYPSRMENSVRGKKGERRGIFCRASWGTDYHIVLRERLKLLEEFILARVPTAKLRSMVDTGELADRAVAERAGIGWSGKNCSIITPEFGSYVYLGEMITNIPFAPDEPMEDECGDCTLCLDACPTGALIQGGQLNAQRCIAFLTQTKTSIPEEFRAKIGNRVYGCDTCQTICPKNRKKYNMHQEAFEPEPELVKPILEPMLDLSNRQFREQFGHMAGSWRGKNPIQRNAIIALAHFKEEAAIPKLMEMLLNDQRPVMRGTVAWALGKIGTTASYEAIQAALETEEHADVRLELEKALENWQEETHI, from the coding sequence ATGAATATACTCGAACTGCAAGAGGAAGTAAAAAAATATGCTGCTACAATCGGAATTGATAAAATAGGATTTACGACGGCAGCTCCCTTTCACGAATTAAGAAACCGATTAGTCCGTCAACAAGAACTCGGTTTTCAATCAGGATTTGAAGAAAAAGATATTAATAAGCGTACAGAACCAGCACTTCTTCTTGATAGACCAGAAAGTATTATAGCGATTGCAATCGCGTATCCTTCTAGAATGGAAAATTCTGTGCGTGGAAAAAAAGGAGAGCGGCGTGGGATTTTTTGTCGTGCTTCTTGGGGAACGGATTATCATATTGTTCTACGTGAGCGTTTAAAGTTACTGGAGGAGTTTATATTAGCCCGTGTACCGACCGCAAAGCTACGTTCTATGGTAGATACAGGAGAACTTGCTGACCGGGCAGTAGCAGAGCGGGCGGGAATTGGATGGTCAGGAAAGAACTGTTCAATTATCACGCCTGAATTTGGGTCGTATGTGTATTTAGGTGAGATGATTACAAATATCCCATTCGCACCAGATGAGCCGATGGAAGACGAGTGTGGAGACTGTACGTTATGTTTAGATGCTTGTCCAACGGGTGCATTAATACAAGGCGGACAGCTTAACGCGCAGCGCTGTATCGCATTTTTAACACAGACGAAGACATCGATTCCTGAAGAGTTTAGGGCGAAGATTGGAAACCGTGTATACGGTTGTGATACATGCCAAACAATTTGTCCGAAAAACAGGAAAAAGTATAACATGCATCAGGAAGCATTTGAACCAGAACCAGAACTTGTGAAACCTATTTTGGAGCCGATGTTGGATTTATCAAATCGCCAATTTAGAGAGCAATTTGGACATATGGCAGGATCATGGAGAGGGAAAAATCCGATTCAACGGAATGCAATCATCGCACTGGCACATTTTAAAGAAGAAGCGGCAATACCTAAATTAATGGAAATGCTATTAAATGATCAACGACCTGTTATGCGTGGGACGGTTGCTTGGGCACTTGGTAAAATTGGAACAACAGCAAGTTATGAAGCAATCCAAGCAGCTTTAGAAACAGAAGAGCATGCAGATGTTCGACTAGAATTAGAAAAAGCGCTTGAAAATTGGCAAGAAGAGACTCATATTTAG
- a CDS encoding LysR family transcriptional regulator, which produces MNLYRLRCFMKVVEEGSITKAAAALQMTQPPLSILLRKFEEELGVTLFHRSGRNLELTLSGEFLYKQGRELLDFSDHIERQLVEHDEGIRGTVKMGCITSANLFILPNVIKRVHEETPNIVTHVREGNSSYVLQELRSLSIDIGIVRTSVRAEDIHTSTLLTEPLLLALPPTHPLSKKDSIEISDLRNERFLLPTTSQGQGIADDVIEACQNSGFTPNIVYWGTETVPTLLMVMKGAGISFVPSCYKHFNSPDLPVLRPLASPMLQTRLSIITLRNRFMSSVTKRFLTITEEVAQELVSLSNS; this is translated from the coding sequence ATGAATTTATATCGTTTGCGTTGTTTTATGAAGGTAGTTGAAGAAGGAAGTATTACAAAAGCCGCTGCAGCACTGCAAATGACACAACCGCCTTTAAGTATTTTGTTAAGAAAATTTGAAGAAGAATTGGGTGTCACATTATTTCACCGTTCAGGAAGAAATTTGGAGTTGACACTTAGTGGTGAGTTTTTATATAAACAAGGAAGAGAATTATTGGACTTTTCCGATCATATCGAAAGACAACTTGTCGAACATGATGAGGGAATCCGGGGAACTGTGAAAATGGGCTGTATTACATCTGCAAACCTGTTTATCTTGCCAAATGTTATCAAAAGAGTTCACGAAGAGACCCCTAACATTGTTACTCATGTTAGGGAAGGAAATTCTTCTTATGTTTTGCAAGAGCTGCGAAGTCTTTCGATTGATATTGGAATTGTTCGAACGTCAGTCAGGGCGGAAGACATTCACACTTCAACTTTGCTCACCGAACCTTTACTTTTAGCACTGCCGCCAACCCATCCCCTGAGTAAAAAAGATTCGATTGAAATAAGTGATCTGAGAAATGAACGATTTCTATTACCGACCACGTCCCAAGGGCAGGGCATTGCTGATGATGTCATTGAGGCATGCCAAAATAGTGGGTTCACCCCTAATATCGTTTACTGGGGAACAGAGACAGTACCGACGCTTTTAATGGTTATGAAAGGTGCAGGTATTAGTTTTGTACCTAGCTGTTATAAACATTTCAACTCACCTGATTTGCCGGTTCTGCGCCCTCTCGCCTCTCCTATGTTACAAACAAGGTTAAGTATCATTACGCTACGGAATCGGTTCATGTCTTCGGTTACAAAAAGGTTCCTGACGATTACCGAAGAAGTTGCACAAGAGTTAGTTAGCCTTTCAAACAGCTAA
- a CDS encoding hemolysin family protein translates to MTAFAVLIALTAFFVASEFAIVKIRTTRINQLVEEGNRRAIDAKRIISNLDEYLSACQLGITITALGLGMLGEPTIKLMLKPLFSYFEVSASVATILSFIIAFTIVTFLHVVVGELAPKTIAIQQAEEITLMFAKPLILFYKLMYPVIKGMNGSARFLIGIFGYKTISESDVAHSEEELRMILTDSLNSGEINQAEYKYVNKIFEFDDRIAKEIMMPRTEMMTVDKDMTIQDVFNTEGIEQYTRYPVTNGDKDHIIGLINMKNLLTEYIKNPSTGTQTVVEYMQPIIQVIETIPIGDLLLKIQRERIHMAVLMDEYGGTSGLVTIEDILEEIVGDIQDEFDTDEVPEVQKIGEDHYIFDSKLLIENVNDILGIDIDEEDIDTIGGWFMTERFETMTGQSIIEQGYEFTIKDMDGQHILYLEVTKHEREEFEQLTEVST, encoded by the coding sequence TTGACAGCATTTGCTGTCTTGATCGCCCTCACCGCATTTTTTGTTGCGAGTGAATTTGCAATTGTTAAAATTAGAACGACACGAATCAATCAGCTCGTCGAGGAAGGCAACCGACGTGCAATAGATGCAAAAAGGATTATTAGCAATTTAGATGAATACTTGTCTGCTTGTCAACTTGGCATTACGATAACGGCACTTGGACTCGGGATGTTAGGAGAACCAACCATTAAGCTTATGTTAAAGCCGCTTTTCTCCTATTTTGAAGTGTCGGCCAGTGTAGCAACAATACTTTCATTTATCATTGCTTTTACAATCGTCACATTTTTACATGTTGTCGTTGGTGAATTAGCGCCCAAAACCATCGCGATTCAACAAGCGGAAGAGATTACGCTTATGTTCGCCAAACCTCTTATTTTGTTTTATAAATTGATGTATCCAGTCATTAAAGGAATGAATGGTTCAGCACGTTTTCTTATTGGAATATTTGGCTATAAAACCATATCAGAATCTGATGTTGCCCATTCTGAAGAAGAATTACGAATGATTTTAACCGACAGTCTAAACAGCGGTGAAATCAACCAAGCCGAATATAAATACGTTAATAAAATTTTCGAATTTGACGACCGCATCGCTAAAGAAATTATGATGCCGCGTACAGAAATGATGACTGTCGATAAAGACATGACGATTCAAGACGTATTTAACACGGAAGGAATCGAACAATATACACGTTATCCTGTTACAAATGGAGATAAAGACCATATTATTGGCCTCATCAATATGAAAAACTTATTAACCGAGTATATTAAAAATCCATCAACGGGAACTCAAACCGTTGTTGAATATATGCAACCGATTATCCAAGTCATTGAAACGATTCCGATTGGCGATTTATTATTAAAAATCCAAAGGGAACGAATTCATATGGCGGTACTGATGGATGAGTACGGCGGTACTTCCGGTCTTGTAACAATTGAAGATATACTGGAAGAAATCGTCGGCGATATTCAAGACGAATTCGACACCGACGAAGTACCTGAAGTTCAAAAAATTGGAGAAGACCATTATATTTTTGATTCTAAGCTACTCATCGAAAATGTGAATGATATTCTTGGGATTGATATTGATGAAGAAGATATCGACACAATTGGCGGTTGGTTTATGACCGAACGTTTTGAAACGATGACTGGCCAATCCATTATTGAACAGGGTTACGAATTTACAATTAAAGATATGGATGGTCAACACATTCTTTATTTAGAAGTAACAAAGCATGAAAGAGAAGAGTTTGAACAATTAACGGAAGTGTCGACTTAA
- a CDS encoding disulfide oxidoreductase, whose amino-acid sequence MDKRQENGLIFIAVVSLVATLGSLYFSEARGFIPCTLCWYQRIFMYPIVLIAGIGLFQRNAQIALTTAIFSIIGGSLSLYHYGIQKLRFLSDSAPSCGIVPCTGQYINYLGFITIPFLALIAFILIAITSILMLKWQKETK is encoded by the coding sequence ATGGACAAACGACAAGAAAATGGTTTAATTTTCATTGCTGTCGTATCATTAGTGGCAACATTAGGATCCTTATATTTTTCTGAAGCACGCGGCTTTATTCCTTGTACCCTTTGTTGGTACCAACGTATTTTCATGTATCCAATCGTTTTAATCGCAGGGATTGGCCTGTTCCAAAGAAATGCACAAATTGCATTAACAACAGCGATTTTCTCAATCATAGGCGGCTCGCTATCGTTATATCATTACGGAATTCAGAAACTCCGATTTTTAAGTGACAGCGCACCCTCATGCGGAATTGTACCGTGTACAGGGCAATACATTAATTATTTGGGATTCATTACGATTCCATTTTTAGCTTTAATTGCATTTATACTAATCGCTATCACAAGCATACTGATGCTGAAATGGCAAAAGGAGACGAAATAA
- a CDS encoding co-chaperone YbbN: MKKLLTIGGIIVVIFVLILVLNNQSNKDKLKDNPYGTNKLEQATIDLIGDKNYSNIILPEDLKAKIESGEPVTAYFFSPLCGYCKEMTPVMMPIAKDMGVEVDQFNTLEFNEDAQTYNIEATPTMIYFENGKEVGRMVGGQPEENIRAFFDAVKGETK, from the coding sequence TTGAAGAAACTATTAACAATCGGCGGGATTATCGTCGTCATTTTTGTCTTGATTCTTGTGCTAAACAATCAGTCAAACAAGGACAAGTTGAAAGATAATCCATACGGAACGAACAAGCTTGAACAAGCAACTATTGATTTAATCGGTGATAAAAACTACAGTAACATTATTTTACCTGAAGACCTAAAAGCAAAAATCGAATCTGGCGAACCAGTTACCGCCTATTTTTTCAGTCCTTTATGTGGCTATTGTAAAGAAATGACGCCTGTCATGATGCCAATTGCAAAAGACATGGGCGTGGAAGTTGACCAATTTAACACTCTCGAATTTAATGAGGATGCACAAACATATAACATTGAAGCAACTCCAACGATGATTTATTTCGAAAACGGTAAAGAGGTCGGACGAATGGTCGGCGGACAACCAGAAGAAAATATCCGCGCATTTTTTGACGCTGTAAAAGGAGAAACTAAATGA
- a CDS encoding MFS transporter, with translation MWNWLVDWKQKVNSFNRNVKLFMLANVLIQTGMGVFIVMYNLYIKELGMPETVNGKVISMTALATAIMLIPAGFLSDKFGRKWLIVGGAVFGGMTLFYRSLVITETPMVYVAFLTGLFMAFVQVSGVPFLAENSTAKERVHMFSMHFALMTIANVIGSLLGGIVADVLQVILSMSAVEAIRWSLLTGAVVFTIGLFPLFKLQTTVPKIEPNREIYKAPSNRPDDSLKRNLILIFHFSFASLLIGFGSGLVIPYLNLYFANRFDSSNAFIGLILSLGSAMTAVAMLIGPLLVKRIGKVRALIVFQFLSIPFLLLTAYTTSLTLASLGFLIRQALMNAGNPIQSAVAMEIVADKYKGLANSINQTVFQVGWATMGPVAAGLVMTFGSYWGYSYTFSITACLYVCSSTYYYFIFSKRKLADE, from the coding sequence ATGTGGAATTGGTTGGTTGATTGGAAGCAGAAAGTGAATTCATTCAATCGTAACGTGAAATTATTTATGTTGGCAAATGTACTCATTCAAACGGGGATGGGCGTTTTTATTGTGATGTATAATTTGTATATTAAAGAGCTTGGGATGCCGGAAACAGTTAATGGAAAGGTAATCTCGATGACGGCGCTTGCGACGGCAATTATGTTAATTCCAGCGGGCTTTTTGAGTGATAAATTTGGCCGTAAATGGCTGATTGTTGGTGGTGCAGTCTTTGGTGGAATGACTTTATTTTATAGAAGTCTTGTGATTACTGAAACGCCAATGGTTTATGTTGCTTTTTTGACAGGACTTTTTATGGCTTTTGTGCAAGTTTCTGGGGTTCCTTTTTTAGCTGAAAACTCGACTGCGAAAGAGCGGGTGCATATGTTTAGTATGCATTTTGCCCTCATGACAATTGCCAATGTTATCGGAAGTTTACTTGGCGGGATCGTAGCGGATGTGCTTCAAGTCATACTTTCAATGTCAGCGGTAGAGGCAATTCGTTGGTCGTTATTAACAGGCGCAGTTGTTTTCACAATCGGCTTGTTTCCGTTGTTTAAGTTACAAACGACGGTTCCAAAAATCGAACCAAATCGAGAAATCTATAAAGCACCATCGAATCGTCCCGATGATAGTTTGAAACGCAATCTCATCCTAATCTTTCATTTTTCATTCGCAAGTTTATTAATTGGCTTTGGTTCTGGGCTTGTGATTCCTTACTTGAATTTATATTTTGCGAATCGATTTGATTCTTCAAATGCATTTATAGGGCTTATTTTGTCGCTTGGTTCTGCAATGACGGCTGTTGCGATGTTGATTGGGCCGTTGTTAGTGAAGCGAATCGGGAAAGTACGTGCACTCATTGTGTTTCAATTTTTATCCATTCCTTTTTTGCTGTTAACTGCTTATACGACTTCACTAACGCTTGCCTCACTTGGATTTTTAATTCGACAGGCGTTAATGAATGCTGGTAATCCAATTCAAAGTGCTGTAGCGATGGAAATTGTTGCAGATAAATATAAAGGACTTGCTAATTCAATCAATCAAACAGTCTTTCAAGTAGGATGGGCCACGATGGGTCCTGTTGCAGCTGGGCTGGTCATGACTTTTGGTTCGTATTGGGGATATTCTTATACGTTTTCGATTACTGCGTGTTTATATGTATGTTCATCAACGTATTATTACTTCATTTTCAGCAAGCGGAAGTTGGCGGATGAGTAA
- a CDS encoding aspartate aminotransferase family protein — MTTKNTTQHSKTVELAELDKKHFLHPATNPKAFVEDGPAIIFAEGHGVTVTSTDGEEYIDGMSMLWNVNIGHGNQELAEAGNKQLSTLAYTSQFKGFSNEPAIRLAEKLASLAPGDLNSVFYTSGGSESNDTAIKLARFYWELKKQPAKRKFIALNNAYHGVTVAAQTATGIPSFHSFSGSNIDGVIRATAFLTESERGDKTALNYEDSIRATIEREGADTIAGIILEPVQGAGGVNIPPEGYLKAVRDLCDEFNILFLADEVITGFGRTGKFFGVENWNVVPDMMSIAKGLTSGYTQLGGVMMNDEIKETIASFDAVVPHGFTYSGHPTACAVALKNIEIMERDRIVENTKEMELELKKGLKFLEEKHPIVTNIRAIGLLAAFELYEDPEKGKLFNSTVFPANAVVDACFDRKLILRALGGQNQIVAIAPPLIINKEEINKMIRIIDEAITEFRKTLN, encoded by the coding sequence ATGACGACGAAAAATACAACACAACATTCAAAAACTGTGGAATTGGCAGAACTGGATAAAAAGCATTTCCTGCATCCAGCGACAAACCCGAAAGCGTTCGTGGAAGATGGACCGGCAATCATCTTTGCAGAAGGTCATGGAGTTACAGTTACGAGTACGGATGGTGAAGAGTATATCGATGGAATGTCAATGCTTTGGAATGTGAACATTGGACATGGCAATCAGGAGCTCGCTGAGGCAGGGAATAAACAATTATCCACCCTTGCCTATACATCACAATTTAAAGGTTTTTCAAACGAACCTGCAATCCGACTTGCAGAAAAGTTGGCGTCATTAGCCCCCGGTGATTTAAATAGCGTTTTTTATACGTCAGGCGGATCCGAATCAAACGATACTGCGATTAAACTTGCCCGTTTTTATTGGGAGTTGAAAAAACAACCAGCAAAAAGGAAGTTCATCGCACTGAATAATGCATACCACGGAGTGACGGTGGCCGCACAAACAGCAACAGGAATTCCGTCATTCCATAGTTTTTCAGGATCCAATATTGATGGGGTGATTCGTGCAACTGCATTTCTAACGGAGAGTGAACGCGGCGATAAAACTGCTCTGAACTACGAAGATTCAATTAGAGCAACGATTGAAAGAGAAGGCGCAGATACAATAGCAGGAATCATTCTCGAGCCTGTTCAAGGGGCGGGCGGTGTAAATATTCCACCGGAAGGTTACTTGAAAGCGGTTCGTGATTTATGTGATGAGTTCAATATTTTGTTCTTGGCAGATGAAGTGATTACTGGTTTTGGACGGACTGGAAAGTTTTTCGGTGTAGAAAATTGGAATGTCGTCCCTGATATGATGTCCATTGCCAAAGGATTGACAAGCGGATATACCCAACTTGGCGGAGTCATGATGAATGATGAAATCAAAGAAACAATTGCAAGCTTCGATGCTGTCGTCCCACACGGTTTCACATATAGCGGACATCCAACGGCATGTGCGGTCGCATTGAAAAATATTGAGATTATGGAGCGAGATCGGATTGTAGAAAATACAAAAGAGATGGAGCTTGAATTGAAAAAAGGTCTGAAATTCTTGGAAGAGAAGCATCCGATTGTTACAAATATCCGGGCAATCGGTCTGTTAGCAGCGTTTGAACTATACGAAGATCCAGAAAAAGGAAAGCTTTTTAACTCCACTGTATTCCCGGCAAACGCAGTTGTCGATGCTTGTTTTGATCGTAAATTGATTTTAAGGGCACTCGGAGGACAAAACCAAATTGTTGCCATCGCGCCGCCATTAATCATTAATAAGGAAGAAATTAATAAAATGATTCGGATTATTGATGAAGCAATCACAGAGTTTAGAAAGACATTGAACTGA
- a CDS encoding RluA family pseudouridine synthase has product MSSFHYQISDDGITVEQLLREEWQAGKKTVHLMRMEKSVVDMKGTPIDWRTPLKAGTTIQFTVPDARSNYLSNEQVPLKILFEDEHIIAVWKPAGMATHPTKETENDTLMNVVFAYISKNGGQYAEHIHRLDKGTAGVLLIAKHPIAKTIFDRMIENNEITRTYEAELDGTLKRPRGTINRPIGKDRHHSARRRVSPTGQQAITHFKVLERKAQTTIVEAKLETGRTHQIRVHFAHLGHPVTGDTLYEGSETEDGNFHLTATALSFIHPFTKEQITVQ; this is encoded by the coding sequence ATGAGTTCTTTTCACTATCAAATTAGCGATGATGGGATAACCGTCGAACAATTACTACGCGAAGAATGGCAAGCCGGAAAAAAGACAGTTCATCTCATGAGAATGGAAAAAAGTGTAGTCGATATGAAAGGTACCCCAATTGATTGGCGTACACCATTGAAAGCTGGAACCACTATCCAATTCACAGTACCCGATGCACGTTCTAATTACTTATCAAACGAACAAGTCCCACTAAAAATTCTTTTCGAAGATGAACATATCATTGCCGTTTGGAAACCTGCTGGCATGGCAACCCATCCGACGAAAGAGACCGAAAATGACACTCTGATGAATGTTGTATTCGCGTATATCTCTAAGAATGGTGGCCAATACGCAGAACATATACACAGACTAGATAAAGGTACAGCCGGTGTACTGCTTATTGCTAAACATCCAATTGCGAAAACCATATTTGATCGTATGATTGAAAACAATGAAATCACACGCACATATGAGGCCGAATTGGATGGTACGTTAAAAAGACCGCGTGGCACGATTAACCGTCCAATCGGGAAAGACCGTCATCATTCAGCAAGAAGAAGAGTCTCTCCAACAGGTCAACAAGCAATTACACACTTTAAAGTTTTGGAGCGTAAAGCGCAGACAACGATTGTTGAAGCAAAACTAGAAACAGGAAGAACACACCAAATTCGTGTTCACTTCGCCCATCTAGGTCACCCTGTAACTGGCGATACGTTGTATGAGGGTAGTGAAACTGAAGACGGAAACTTCCACCTCACTGCAACAGCACTATCATTTATCCATCCATTTACAAAAGAACAGATCACAGTTCAATAA